The Symphalangus syndactylus isolate Jambi chromosome 11, NHGRI_mSymSyn1-v2.1_pri, whole genome shotgun sequence genome contains a region encoding:
- the ATP2A1 gene encoding sarcoplasmic/endoplasmic reticulum calcium ATPase 1 isoform X4: MGKVYRADRKSVQRIKARDIVPGDIVEVAVGDKVPADIRILAIKSTTLRVDQSILTGESVSVIKHTEPVPDPRAVNQDKKNMLFSGTNIAAGKALGIVATTGVSTEIGKIRDQMAATEQDKTPLQQKLDEFGEQLSKVISLICVAVWLINIGHFNDPVHGGSWFRGAIYYFKIAVALAVAAIPEGLPAVITTCLALGTRRMAKKNAIVRSLPSVETLGCTSVICSDKTGTLTTNQMSVCKMFIIDKVDGDICLLNEFSITGSTYAPEGEVLKNDKPVRPGQYDGLVELATICALCNDSSLDFNEAKGVYEKVGEATETALTTLVEKMNVFNTDVRSLSKVERANACNSVIRQLMKKEFTLEFSRDRKSMSVYCSPAKSSRAAVGNKMFVKGAPEGVIDRCNYVRVGTTRVPLTGPVKEKIMAVIKEWGTGRDTLRCLALATRDTPPKREEMVLDDSARFLEYETDLTFVGVVGMLDPPRKEVTGSIQLCRDAGIRVIMITGDNKGTAIAICRRIGIFGENEEVADRAYTGREFDDLPLAEQREACRRACCFARVEPSHKSKIVEYLQSYDEITAMTGDGVNDAPALKKAEIGIAMGSGTAVAKTASEMVLADDNFSTIVAAVEEGRAIYNNMKQFIRYLISSNVGEVVCIFLTAALGLPEALIPVQLLWVNLVTDGLPATALGFNPPDLDIMDRPPRSPKEPLISGWLFFRYMAIGGYVGAATVGAAAWWFLYAEDGPHVNYSQLTHFMQCTEDNTHFEGIDCEVFEAPEPMTMALSVLVTIEMCNALNSLSENQSLLRMPPWVNIWLLGSICLSMSLHFLILYVDPLPMIFKLRALDLTQWLMVLKISLPVIGLDEILKFIARNYLEDPEDERRK; the protein is encoded by the exons ATGGGGAAGGTCTACCGGGCTGACCGCAAGTCAGTGCAAAGGATCAAGGCTCGGGACATCGTCCCCGGGGACATTGTGGAGGTGGCTG TGGGGGACAAAGTCCCTGCAGATATCCGAATCCTCGCCATCAAATCCACCACGCTGCGGGTTGACCAGTCCATCCTGACAG GCGAGTCTGTATCTGTCATCAAGCACACAGAGCCCGTTCCTGACCCCCGAGCTGTCAACCAGGACAAGAAGAACATGCTTTTCTCG gGCACCAACATTGCAGCTGGCAAGGCCTTGGGCATCGTGGCCACCACCGGCGTGAGCACCGAGATTGGGAAGATCCGAGACCAAATGGCTGCCACAGAACAGGACAAGACCCCCTTGCAGCAGAAGCTGGATGAGTTTGGGGAGCAGCTCTCCAAGGTCATCTCCCTCATCTGTGTGGCTGTCTGGCTTATCAACATTGGCCACTTCAACGACCCTGTCCATGGGGGCTCCTGGTTCCGCGGGGCCATCTACTACTTTAAGATTGCCGTGGCCTTGGCTGTGGCTGCCATCCCCGAAG GTCTTCCTGCAGTCATCACCACCTGCCTGGCCCTGGGTACCCGTCGGATGGCAAAGAAGAACGCCATTGTAAGGAGCTTGCCCTCTGTAGAGACCCTGGGCTGCACCTCTGTCATCTGTTCCGACAAGACAGGCACCCTCACCACCAACCAGATGTCTGTCTGCAAG ATGTTTATCATTGACAAGGTGGATGGGGACATCTGCCTCCTGAATGAGTTCTCCATCACTGGCTCCACTTACGCTCCAGAGGGAGAGGT CTTGAAGAATGATAAGCCAGTCCGGCCAGGGCAGTATGACGGGCTGGTGGAGCTGGCCACCATCTGTGCCCTCTGCAATGACTCCTCCTTGGACTTCAATGAG GCCAAAGGTGTCTATGAGAAGGTGGGCGAGGCCACTGAGACAGCACTCACCACCCTGGTGGAGAAGATGAATGTGTTCAACACGGATGTGAGAAGCCTCTCGAAGGTGGAGAGAGCCAACGCCTGCAACTCG GTGATCCGCCAGCTAATGAAGAAGGAGTTCACCCTGGAGTTCTCCCGAGACAGAAAGTCCATGTCTGTCTATTGCTCCCCAGCCAAATCTTCCCGGGCTGCTGTGGGGAACAAGATGTTTGTCAAG GGTGCCCCCGAGGGCGTCATCGACCGCTGTAACTATGTGCGAGTTGGCACCACCCGGGTGCCACTGACGGGGCCGGTGAAGGAGAAGATCATGGCGGTGATCAAGGAGTGGGGCACTGGCCGGGACACCCTGCGCTGCTTGGCCCTGGCCACCCGGGACACCCCCCCGAAGCGAGAGGAAATGGTCCTGGATGACTCTGCCAGGTTCCTGGAGTATGAG ACGGACCTGACATTCGTGGGTGTAGTGGGCATGCTGGACCCTCCACGCAAGGAGGTCACGGGCTCCATCCAGCTGTGCCGTGACGCCGGGATCCGGGTGATCATGATCACTGGGGACAACAAGGGCACAGCCATTGCCATCTGCCGGCGAATTGGCATCTTTGGGGAGAATGAGGAGGTGGCCGATCGCGCCTACACGGGCCGAGAGTTTGACGACCTGCCCCTGGCTGAACAGCGGGAAGCCTGCAGACGTGCCTGCTGCTTCGCCCGCGTGGAGCCCTCGCACAAGTCCAAGATTGTGGAGTACCTGCAGTCCTACGATGAGATCACAGCCATG acagGTGATGGCGTCAATGATGCCCCTGCCCTGAAGAAGGCTGAGATTGGCATTGCCATGGGATCTGGCACCGCCGTGGCCAAGACTGCCTCCGAGATGGTGCTGGCCGACGACAACTTCTCCACCATCGTAGCTGCTGTGGAGGAGGGCCGCGCCATCTACAACAACATGAAGCAGTTCATCCGCTACCTCATTTCCTCCAACGTGGGCGAGGTGGTCTG CATCTTCCTGACCGCTGCCCTGGGGCTGCCCGAGGCCCTGATCccggtgcagctgctgtgggtgaACTTGGTGACTGACGGGCTCCCAGCCACAGCCCTGGGCTTCAACCCACCAGACCTGGACATCATGGACCGCCCCCCCCGGAGCCCCAAGGAGCCCCTCATCAGTGGCTGGCTCTTCTTCCGCTACATGGCAATTGGGG GCTATGTgggtgcagccactgtgggagCGGCTGCCTGGTGGTTCCTGTACGCTGAGGACGGGCCTCATGTCAACTACAGCCAGCTG ACTCACTTCATGCAGTGCACCGAGGACAACACCCACTTCGAGGGCATAGACTGTGAGGTCTTCGAGGCCCCCGAGCCCATGACCATGGCCCTGTCCGTGCTGGTGACCATCGAGATGTGCAATGCACTCAACAG CCTGTCTGAGAACCAGTCCCTGCTGCGGATGCCACCCTGGGTGAACATCTGGCTGCTGGGCTCCATCTGCCTCTCCATGTCCCTGCACTTCCTCATCCTCTATGTTGACCCCCTGCCG ATGATCTTCAAGCTCCGGGCCCTGGACCTCACCCAGTGGCTCATGGTCCTCAAGATCTCACTGCCAGTCATTGGGCTCGACGAAATCCTCAAGTTCATTGCTCGGAACTACCTAGAGG aTCCAGAAGATGAAAGAAGGAAGTGA